A window of Candidatus Methylomirabilis sp. contains these coding sequences:
- a CDS encoding ATP-binding cassette domain-containing protein: RERKERLAFLYDLMPELPPLARRRAGALSGGQQKMVALARAIMTGAKLLLLDEPLEGLSPGLSRRLAGVIRGLRGVAVLVTESDSNRMRLLTEDVYTIERGEIVRDANGGTTE; encoded by the coding sequence CGAGAGAGGAAAGAGCGTCTTGCGTTCCTCTATGACCTGATGCCCGAGCTCCCGCCGCTCGCCCGCCGTCGGGCGGGCGCGCTGAGCGGCGGCCAGCAGAAGATGGTGGCGCTGGCGCGGGCCATAATGACGGGGGCGAAACTGCTTCTGCTCGATGAACCTCTTGAAGGCCTCTCTCCGGGATTGTCCCGCCGCCTTGCAGGGGTCATTCGCGGCCTTCGCGGGGTGGCGGTGCTGGTGACCGAGTCGGACAGCAACCGGATGCGCCTCTTGACCGAGGACGTCTACACGATCGAACGAGGCGAGATTGTGCGCGACGCGAATGGCGGCACCACGGAGTGA
- a CDS encoding zinc-dependent alcohol dehydrogenase family protein has protein sequence MKTTSAVLYEMEKPPPYAESKPLVVEELELEGPGPGEVLVEIAAAGLCHSDLSVMNGSRPRPLPMVLGHEASGVVAEVGTSVEGLKAGDRVVFSFVPMCGRCTPCAVGRPALCERGGQANGRGTLLSGARRFKSRRGEPLHHHLGVSAFSRYTVAAQESLIPIPSEVPLEKAALFGCAVMTGVGAVVNTARVEPGARVAVFGLGGVGLAVVLGAQLAGALQIVALDLLPTKLDLARRLGATHTVSAGAANAVEAVREITRGGADYTFEAVGNAKVLGQAYAATRRGGKTIAIGLPHPAHRLDLQAVSLVAEERSLLGSYMGSAVPRRDLPRFLDLYLAGRLPVDELVSQRVELGSVNAAFDALREGVVVRQLVCF, from the coding sequence ATGAAAACTACATCGGCTGTGCTGTACGAAATGGAGAAACCTCCCCCCTATGCGGAATCCAAGCCGCTCGTCGTGGAGGAGCTGGAGCTGGAGGGGCCGGGCCCCGGCGAGGTGCTCGTAGAGATCGCGGCGGCGGGGCTGTGCCACTCGGACCTGTCCGTCATGAACGGCTCGCGGCCCCGTCCCCTCCCGATGGTGCTCGGCCATGAGGCGAGCGGTGTGGTCGCCGAGGTGGGCACGAGCGTCGAGGGCCTCAAGGCCGGGGACCGCGTCGTCTTCTCCTTCGTCCCCATGTGCGGGAGGTGCACCCCGTGCGCGGTCGGTCGGCCGGCCCTCTGCGAGCGCGGAGGCCAGGCCAACGGGCGCGGGACATTGCTCAGCGGCGCGAGGCGATTCAAGAGTCGCCGAGGCGAGCCGCTCCATCACCACCTCGGCGTGTCGGCCTTTTCCCGGTACACGGTCGCCGCTCAAGAGTCGCTCATTCCCATTCCTTCAGAGGTTCCTCTCGAGAAGGCCGCTCTCTTCGGTTGCGCCGTCATGACAGGGGTGGGGGCGGTCGTCAACACAGCCAGGGTGGAACCCGGCGCGAGGGTGGCGGTCTTCGGCCTCGGTGGCGTGGGATTGGCGGTGGTCCTCGGGGCACAGTTGGCAGGGGCGCTCCAGATCGTGGCGCTGGACCTGCTGCCGACGAAGCTGGACCTGGCCCGGCGCCTCGGGGCCACCCACACGGTCAGCGCAGGCGCCGCCAACGCCGTGGAAGCCGTGCGCGAGATCACCCGCGGGGGCGCCGATTACACGTTCGAGGCCGTGGGGAACGCGAAGGTGCTTGGCCAGGCCTACGCGGCGACCCGTCGCGGAGGCAAGACGATCGCCATCGGCCTGCCGCATCCGGCGCACCGGCTGGACCTCCAGGCCGTGAGCCTGGTGGCGGAGGAGCGGAGCCTCTTGGGATCCTACATGGGCTCTGCGGTCCCTCGGAGGGATCTCCCGCGATTCCTCGACCTCTACCTGGCGGGCAGGCTTCCGGTTGATGAGCTGGTCAGCCAGCGGGTGGAGCTGGGCTCGGTCAACGCGGCCTTCGACGCCCTCAGGGAGGGGGTGGTCGTCCGCCAGCTGGTCTGCTTTTGA
- a CDS encoding nucleotidyltransferase family protein yields MISGILLAGGASARMGRPKGLLEYRGVPFLRAVATALLTGGVEELVAVLNPEVPGLPDVLPADSRVRWVAAPPAAAGQLASLRVGLHSLSPVSEAALVALVDQPALLPETVAALIRVFREGRAPLLLPVYQGRRGHPVCFVRALYTELLEAPEQEGARVVVRRHRATLREVAVDDPAIQQDVDSPEDFARLP; encoded by the coding sequence GTGATCTCAGGCATCCTCCTGGCGGGCGGCGCTTCCGCCCGGATGGGGAGGCCGAAGGGCCTCCTGGAGTACCGTGGCGTCCCCTTCCTCCGGGCGGTAGCGACGGCGCTCCTCACGGGGGGCGTCGAGGAACTGGTCGCGGTCCTCAATCCGGAGGTGCCGGGGCTTCCGGACGTGCTCCCGGCCGACTCCCGGGTCCGGTGGGTCGCCGCCCCACCGGCGGCCGCGGGCCAGCTCGCTTCCCTTCGGGTGGGCCTGCACAGCCTCTCCCCGGTCTCCGAGGCCGCTCTGGTCGCGCTCGTGGATCAGCCCGCCCTCCTCCCCGAGACGGTCGCCGCGCTCATCCGGGTCTTCCGCGAGGGGCGGGCCCCTCTCCTCCTCCCGGTTTACCAGGGGCGCCGCGGGCACCCGGTCTGCTTCGTGCGCGCCCTCTACACCGAGCTCCTGGAGGCTCCCGAGCAGGAAGGGGCCCGGGTGGTGGTCCGGCGGCACAGGGCCACCCTGCGCGAGGTCGCGGTGGACGACCCGGCCATCCAGCAGGATGTGGACAGCCCGGAGGATTTTGCACGGCTGCCATGA
- a CDS encoding corrinoid protein, translated as MSDAFDYPLMAQALIMGQREKVHELTQQALAAGIDPKSIIFKGLIPGMEVVGEKFRRNEYYVPQVLLSARAMYAGLDILKPLLTQTGASEYLGTVVIGTAQGDLHDIGKNLVAMMMEGAGFQVHNLGRDVAPEKFVEAVKERDAHIVGISALMTTTMPAMPRTIQALEAAGLRDKVKVMVGGAPVNQAFCDEIRADGYARDSTAAVDRAKGLVGKG; from the coding sequence ATGAGCGACGCCTTCGACTATCCCCTGATGGCCCAGGCCCTGATCATGGGCCAGCGGGAGAAGGTGCACGAGCTCACGCAGCAGGCCCTCGCCGCCGGGATCGACCCCAAGAGCATCATCTTCAAGGGGCTGATCCCGGGGATGGAGGTGGTGGGGGAGAAGTTCCGCCGGAACGAGTACTACGTCCCTCAGGTTCTCCTCTCGGCTCGGGCCATGTACGCCGGACTCGACATCCTGAAGCCTCTCCTCACCCAGACGGGAGCCAGCGAGTACCTGGGCACGGTCGTGATCGGGACGGCGCAGGGAGACCTGCACGACATCGGGAAGAACCTGGTGGCGATGATGATGGAGGGAGCCGGGTTCCAGGTCCACAACCTGGGGCGGGACGTGGCCCCGGAGAAGTTCGTGGAGGCGGTCAAGGAGCGGGACGCCCACATCGTCGGGATCTCGGCGCTCATGACCACCACCATGCCGGCCATGCCGCGCACCATCCAGGCCCTCGAGGCTGCCGGCCTCCGGGACAAGGTCAAGGTGATGGTCGGGGGGGCGCCCGTCAACCAGGCCTTCTGCGACGAGATTCGGGCGGACGGCTACGCCCGGGACTCGACCGCCGCGGTGGACAGGGCGAAGGGCCTGGTGGGCAAAGGGTGA
- a CDS encoding homocysteine S-methyltransferase family protein, with amino-acid sequence MAARGEKFLARLKRGEILVFDGAMGTMLFAAGLTDGACPELWNATHPEVVQEIHRGYFDAGSDFVETNTFGGTRLKLAAYGLQDRTRELNILGAKLAREVCPPDGFVAGSLGPTGHLPDWFAPLGDVSEQALTDNFREQAEALAEGGVDLFAVETMMYPEEAVLAIQAAKEATGLPIMCTMFFQFERDRERDRTMWGTSPEEATKILLEAGADVVGMNCGDGGPERAAAIMRAMRSVTAAPLIAYPNAGLPVVHKDGRTTYELNPEEMVKGYPAILEAGANVVGGCCGTSPAHLSLISTLVKARR; translated from the coding sequence ATGGCGGCGCGGGGGGAAAAGTTCCTGGCGCGCCTCAAGCGCGGGGAGATCCTCGTGTTCGACGGGGCCATGGGGACGATGCTCTTCGCCGCCGGGCTCACGGACGGGGCCTGCCCCGAGCTCTGGAATGCGACCCATCCGGAGGTCGTCCAGGAGATTCACCGGGGGTACTTCGACGCCGGGAGCGACTTCGTGGAGACGAACACCTTCGGCGGGACTCGCCTCAAGCTCGCCGCCTATGGCCTCCAGGACCGCACGCGGGAGCTGAACATCCTCGGGGCGAAGCTGGCCCGGGAGGTCTGCCCGCCCGACGGGTTCGTGGCCGGATCCCTCGGCCCGACGGGCCACTTACCCGACTGGTTCGCCCCCCTCGGGGACGTGAGCGAGCAGGCGCTCACCGACAACTTCCGGGAGCAGGCCGAGGCGCTGGCCGAGGGCGGGGTGGATCTCTTCGCCGTTGAGACGATGATGTACCCGGAGGAGGCGGTCCTGGCCATCCAGGCCGCGAAGGAGGCGACCGGGCTCCCAATCATGTGCACGATGTTCTTCCAGTTCGAGCGGGACAGGGAGCGGGATCGGACCATGTGGGGGACGAGCCCGGAGGAGGCGACCAAGATCCTCCTGGAGGCCGGGGCCGATGTGGTCGGGATGAACTGCGGGGACGGGGGCCCCGAACGGGCCGCAGCCATCATGCGGGCGATGCGGAGCGTGACCGCCGCGCCCCTGATTGCCTACCCGAACGCCGGCCTGCCCGTCGTCCACAAGGACGGCCGGACCACCTACGAGCTGAACCCTGAAGAGATGGTCAAAGGCTACCCGGCGATCCTCGAGGCCGGGGCCAACGTCGTCGGCGGGTGCTGCGGAACCAGCCCGGCCCACCTCTCGCTGATCAGCACCCTCGTGAAGGCGAGGCGATAG
- a CDS encoding septal ring lytic transglycosylase RlpA family protein, translating to MGLASWYGREHHGKRTASGEPFDMEALTGAHRSLPFGTWVRVTHLATGRAVSVRINDRGPWVGGRVIDLSRRAAEALGILADGVARVRLEVIRRP from the coding sequence GTGGGCCTCGCTTCCTGGTACGGGCGGGAGCACCACGGGAAGCGGACGGCCAGCGGCGAGCCCTTCGACATGGAAGCGCTCACGGGCGCGCACCGGTCGCTTCCGTTCGGAACGTGGGTCCGGGTGACCCACCTCGCCACCGGACGCGCGGTGAGCGTTCGGATCAACGACCGGGGACCCTGGGTCGGAGGGCGCGTCATTGACCTGTCGCGGCGGGCAGCCGAGGCGTTGGGGATCCTGGCGGACGGGGTCGCGCGCGTGCGGCTCGAGGTGATCCGCAGGCCCTGA
- a CDS encoding TIGR02266 family protein has translation MLSISLKVEGMTGRAGEGGLTCPERIRNALSGVAGVLDVGYEKGGDRFFLTLDPRLISVLTIITMVERLGRDSGHTYRPTDVRPESLREPRALIAFEVHYQTREAFLSAYSFNLSGGGLFLCTPEPLAVGERLRVRFTLPGGDAPFEATAQVAWLSEPRLGNPYPAGMGVQFLDLPLEARDAIAGLITAHLPQSPKISGRAPE, from the coding sequence GTGCTCAGCATCAGCCTCAAGGTCGAAGGAATGACAGGGCGGGCGGGAGAAGGGGGGCTCACCTGCCCCGAGCGGATCCGGAATGCCCTGAGCGGGGTCGCCGGCGTCCTCGACGTGGGCTACGAGAAGGGGGGGGATCGGTTCTTCCTGACCCTGGACCCTCGCCTGATCTCCGTCCTCACCATCATCACGATGGTCGAGCGGCTGGGGCGGGACAGCGGCCACACCTACCGCCCCACCGACGTCCGCCCGGAGAGCCTGCGGGAGCCCCGCGCCCTGATCGCCTTCGAGGTCCACTACCAGACCCGGGAGGCCTTTCTTTCCGCCTATTCGTTCAACTTGAGCGGCGGTGGCCTCTTCCTCTGCACCCCCGAGCCCCTGGCGGTGGGGGAGCGGCTCCGGGTGCGCTTCACCCTCCCCGGGGGAGACGCGCCCTTCGAGGCGACGGCCCAGGTAGCGTGGTTGAGCGAGCCCCGTCTGGGCAACCCCTACCCGGCCGGCATGGGGGTGCAGTTTCTCGACCTCCCCCTCGAGGCCCGAGACGCCATCGCCGGCCTGATCACCGCCCATCTCCCCCAGTCCCCCAAGATATCCGGCCGCGCGCCCGAGTAG
- a CDS encoding phosphatase PAP2 family protein translates to MRRTGAFFLALLLGLPPISAAGPEPVEREEIRPPPTPVRLAGTVAADGLYLLTAPLRLDRETAVLAGGLTLGLAGLMLADREIRERVHATTGPTGRDVAEGASRAGDGWVVVGVNAALLTLGLVQEQVTGATHLRDASLIAIEAHVFTALLTSGLKRLTGRAPPDAGEGAHRFDPFTRDDAFPSGHASGVFAVAAVFADRYTGAVPVLAYGAAGLVAVSRVVLDRHWTSDIVAGAALGIVVGRALSGRHAAGRRGLDFFPFVTADGSLAVAAGVRF, encoded by the coding sequence GTGCGCCGAACGGGAGCCTTCTTCCTCGCCCTGCTCCTCGGGCTCCCGCCCATCTCCGCGGCTGGTCCGGAGCCGGTCGAGCGAGAAGAAATCCGCCCTCCCCCCACGCCGGTGCGCCTCGCCGGAACGGTCGCCGCCGATGGGCTCTACCTGCTCACCGCCCCGCTCCGGCTGGACCGGGAGACGGCCGTGCTGGCGGGCGGGCTCACCCTCGGCCTCGCCGGGCTCATGCTGGCGGATCGGGAGATCCGGGAGCGGGTCCACGCGACCACGGGGCCGACGGGGCGGGACGTCGCGGAAGGCGCGAGCAGGGCCGGGGATGGGTGGGTCGTGGTGGGCGTGAATGCCGCCCTCCTCACGCTGGGCCTCGTCCAGGAGCAGGTCACCGGCGCGACCCACCTCCGGGACGCGAGCCTCATCGCGATAGAGGCCCACGTGTTTACGGCCCTCTTGACGAGCGGCCTGAAGCGCCTCACGGGCCGGGCCCCACCGGACGCCGGCGAGGGCGCGCACCGGTTCGACCCTTTCACCCGGGATGACGCGTTTCCTTCGGGGCATGCCTCGGGCGTGTTTGCCGTCGCCGCCGTCTTCGCGGACCGCTACACCGGTGCCGTCCCCGTCCTGGCCTACGGGGCAGCGGGTCTCGTGGCGGTCTCCCGGGTGGTGCTGGACCGGCACTGGACCTCGGACATCGTGGCGGGGGCGGCGCTCGGGATCGTGGTCGGTCGGGCCCTCAGCGGTCGGCACGCGGCGGGGCGGCGCGGGCTGGATTTCTTCCCGTTCGTGACCGCGGACGGAAGCCTGGCGGTGGCAGCGGGCGTGCGGTTCTGA